The genomic region GAGGAAACCGGCGTCGGACTTGTAGTTCACCGTCCCGTCACTGTTGACCCTGACGTTGCCCGAGGCGGGTGCATTCACGATTGCGATCGTCGCAGGATTGATTGTACCGTCCTTGTCGACATCGTTCGCGATAAGGTCAATATTCGCCTCTTCGCCCGTATATGCGCTGCCTGCATCGTCCTTGGCAACCGGAGGAAGATTGCTGGAGCTCACCGTGATGTTTAGCGAGGTTCTAGCCTCGGGATTTGCCAGCGGCGTACCACCCGCATCCAGCAAGGTCGCGGTCACGGTGTACTGCCCGTCGTCCACATTGTCGAACACCACGTCGTTGGGCAAGATACCATTGCCGTCCTTGACCATCAGCTGCTGCTGGACGGGTGAGGTATCGATCTCTACAAGTACGGCATCGTATCCCTTGCCGGACAGGCGATAGTTCATCGAGATCGTCGGTCCGAACAGGGGCTTGTCCGGACCGAGCAAGCTGGCCTTGGCGATCCAAACCTTTGGTGAAATCAGGAAACCCAGGTTCGCATTCTGCAGGTAGTATTCTACGTCGATGCGCTCCTGATCGTCCAACGCGCGGTTGTATACCAGTACGGCCGCTGTTTCCATCTCCACGAACCGGTTGCCCGCCAGGTCCACGCCCAGGCGCGCCATCATGGCATCTCTCGCCGTATCGTAGGTGTGCGTCGCGACACCGATCAGACGACCGTCCTTATAGTGACGCAGTTCGCCCGCTTTCAATACAGCGGACTGGACAAGCCAGCCTGCGTACCTGCCGCGCTCGGTCGCCGGAAAATCGTTTTCGTCGATCCAGCCCCTCACCGACAGGTTTCCCCGACCGTCCGTCACGGTACTGAAGGCCTGATTCTCTTTGTCGTTACCGAATCCGAAACCACCCAATTTGCCGTCGTAGTTGGCCATCAGGAATACGGTGCGGTCCGTGTTGCCCGTCGGCAGACCGGTCGTCGCGGTCAGGCGCTCCATCATGTCCCCGACACCGTCGGGAAAACCGTCACCGTCGATGTCCTGCCCGCCGGAGAACGCCACAGCCCGCACGTTTAAGTTCGCGGAGTTAACCAGCGTGGGGGAACCGCTCGCTATCAGGTGATTTCCCAGACCCGACTGATCGCTCCAGGTTGTGACGGGAGTACCAGGCGCGTCGGTAATCGTGTTGGCCTCGAGGCTCAGGACCAGACCGTTGGTGACGGGGGGAGCGGCGATTGCGCCGGCGCTGCCCGCTAGCAGCGTCGCCAGCAGAGTCGCCTTGAAGTGGTGGTTCGAATTCCATTTGCAGGACATGAGGCCTTCCTTATCAGTTAACGATTCCCGCTTGTTCGCGAGATGCGCATATTAAACGTCGCTGACCCAGGGAAATCCTTGAAGCGTTTCGTATTTGGAAATGGTTCGCACCTTTTATCGCGTCAATCGAGATTGACGTCACAGTAACGAGGAAGAACTTGAACCGATGCCGGAGAAATCCAGTCGCGCGCCGACGGAAACGCGAGCGGAGAGGTGTTGATTGGGCGTCCGGGGCTGCACTGCAAACGCGAAACCCGGGAGAGAAAAGAGACCCGCCAGCCGCATCACGGACAAGGACGCAGTCGGGGGTGTTCCTGGTCCCCGGCCTGGTCGAAGGCGGCCGGATCCAGTCACCGATTGACCTCCGCGGGACCTGGATTTATAAAGGTGTTTTCAGCACTGGAGACGCGGCCAATGTCGACCCGTAATTCGGGGAAAGACACCGGTCGGCTGGATCAGGTCGTTGCCGATGCGAGGCGGACTCGCGAGGAGCGGGAGCAGGACTACCGGGCCCGCGCCTTGAAGATGTACCCGTGGATCTGCGGCCGCTGCGGTCGCGAGTTCACCCGCGAGAATCTGCAGGAGTTGACCGTCCACCACCGGGACCACAATCACGACAACAATCCCCCTGACGGCAGCAACTGGGAGTTGCTGTGTGTCTACTGCCACGACAACGAGCATTCTCGATACGTGGATTCTGACGGTTACGGCGATTTGACAGGTGACGCGGCGCGTTCACCCGAGGCAACCTCGACCCCGTTCGCGAATCTCAAGGACCTGCTGAAAGGCGATCGCTGAGGACCCTCGCCGTCAGTTATCCTCTCATGTCGACCCCGACGGTACGGTGCCGGGCGGGACTGTGTTCAGCTACACGGCGGCCGCCTTGGTCCCGTCGCCCAGCCGCCTTACCGCTGGGCGACGGGCATTTCAGCGGGCGAGCAGGGAAAACAGATTGCCCTTGGCCCTGAGGGTGTAGGCCCCGGATGCATCGGCCTCCCCCAGCAGTTGCAGCGACTCCCGAATCCCCGGAGGCGTCTTCTCGGTGGGCGAGACCAGGAAGGTGGCCTGGACGTTCCAGCCCGGCTCGACCCTGATGTCTCCTTTCAGGGTGATTCGTTCACCATCGTTGGACAACGTCCCGATCGTGGTGTCGCCCTCCTGAGTCAGGTCCAGTTTGACGTTACCGAACGGGATCTGCGCCGGTGTTTCGAGGTAGGCGTCCTTCCAGAGAATCGTGCCCTTCGCGTCGTTCGGACCGTCACCGGAACCCTTGAGACTCTCCAGATTCACAAACACCTCACCGCTGACAGCGGCGCCGTAGTTCTGCAATCCGCGGTTGAACAGATCGCTTCGGGTCACGAGCCGGGTTTCACTGAGCCCCATGGACAGTGGTGTGGCGTAGGCGGCACCGGTTCCAGTCACCGGCGCATCGGCGACGTCGAGATCCACCGCCAGTCTGCCCAGAACAAGCGAAAGGAGTTTGACGTCCCAGCTCACGCGACCCGCCTCGTATCCCTTCCATTCGACATGCCTCGCCACTCCGCGCCAGACGGTCCCCTGCAAGGCCGCTGCGTGGATCTTCGGTGGCAGATAGCGGGTGAACAGGTGCGCGGGAACGGTCGCGACGAGGGCGATGACAAACACCGCGGTGCCGAGAACCAGGTATTTGAAAGCCGGCTTCATGGTCGATTTAGGCTAAGGCGAGCGTCGATGATCCCCGGCTTGTCGCCGCGGTTGATCGTTGCCCGGGCGGTTGCGACGCCATAGCGACTCTCGAGGTTGCCTAGCCATTGGGCGAGTTGGTCGAAATCCGCATCATCGACCCATACGCGGACACCGTCGCCACTCTCCGGTTCCATGCGTTGGATGTATTTGCGCAGGTTGGCCTGCTTGGACGTCTGGTCAACGATAGACAGCAGAGACTGGTTTCCGCCCAGGATACGCCGACCGTCGCTGGCCGCGCGCAGGCCCTTGAGTTTCGCGGCGGACCCCTCCATCCAGGCAAGGCTGTTTCTCTGGGACTCGACACTCACCTGCAGTTGATCCCGCTGCTTGAACACGGGTTCCCAGATGGCGAGGAAGAACACCGCCGCGGCGAGGCCGACACCGGCAATCGCCAGGATCGCGCGTTCGCGCGGGTTCAGGGCGAGCCACCAGTCCTTCATCATGTCGGGCCCGGTCCGACCTGCAGTCTGGCGCTGACGGTCTGTCCGCTCGTGTCGGCGGATTGAATCTCCGCCACGAATCCCTCCTTGCGAATCCGCTGGCTGATTCCCTCGATGGATTGCAGGTCGCGCCCGGAGAGCCGCATGTCCAGCCTGCCGTTCCGATACGTGGCCGATTCGAGCTTGATTCCGGGTTCGGAGGCCAGCGCCTTGCCACCGGCATCGACCAGCGTCAGAAATCCGCGGCTGTCGCCACCGCCGGCAGCCTGGAGTTGCTTGAGCTGCTGCTGCATCTGCACACGGGGATTCACGACCCGCTTCGCGTCCGGAAAGGCCTCGCGATACACCGATTCGATCCGTGATGCCAGGGCCGCTTCCTCACTCGACAGGCGTGCGATATCCAGCCAGGCGCTGCCGATCTCGACCACGAGCCAGGCGGCCAGAACTGCCGCCGCTGCCTGCCAGGGCCGCAGCATCCTGCGGATCCCGCTGTCGGGCTGGTACGGCCCCTGAAGCAGATTGATCGACTGTTTCAGGTCCAGGCCGGATGCGAGCAGGGGCATCGGACAGACCTCGTCCTCTTCCCGGGGTATCGCTGCCGACAACGTCGATTCCGGTAACGCATCTGCGCCGGCACAGCGGTGGATCCGCAGGGTCGATGGGGCCTCCTCGCGCTCCTGCAGGGAGAGATCGAGTATGACTGCCAGACTTTTGGGGTCGCAGGCGAACCCGTCATTCTCCCCGGTGCGGACCAATGCCCTGTCGAGCTCCAGGGCGAGGGACCAGCCATCCTCCGCCAGTGGCAGCGCCAGGAGTTCCGGGATCAGTGCGACCGGTTGCAGTTCCGCCGCCGTAAGACGCTCCAGCCAGCGGTCCATGGTCTCCGAGCCGGTGATCGCGACCGGATAGCGGTTCTCGTCGTGCCGCCGTCCGACCGAGAAATGGATCTCGTCGACGTCCTGGGAGAGGTTTTCCTCGAGCGCGTAGGGGATGGCCTTGAGCAGTTGCTGGCGATTCCGGGCCACGATCTGAACCGTCTGCAGTGTGGTCTCCTCGGCCGGCGCGAGGACCACGACGCGCCGTTGTCGCGCGTGCACGGCGCAATCCTCGAGTGAACCGATCCCGGGCTCGTCGAGCGGGATCTGGTCCGAGTCGAGCAGGATCCAGTCCACGTCCGCAAAATCGGGCCCCGAGAGCCGGTCACGGAACCGTATGAGTAATGTTTCCATTAACGCTTAATTATTACCGAAAATCGCATGTCTGGCAGAGACAGCGTCAAAACCGCCGCAGCAGTTTGTCCACCGGGTTGGACGCGGCGCATCGCGTCAGCCCGCGTCCCCGGCCTGCCCCTCGCCGGTGTCGGCCTCCGGTCCGGCGACCGGTCTCGGTAACTGCCCCTGGGTGCGGTATAACACCTGAATGTCGTTGGGGCCGCCCCGGAAGATCACGCTGCCGACCGACGCCCGGCCGCGTCCGATCCGGGTCTCGATACGGGCGAAAAAATGCTTGGAGGTGACACCCAGGCTGCTTCTGCCGTCCTTGTCGATATTGGCGTCCTTGAACGCCGACAGCTTGATGACGTCCTCGGGTCTGGTGAAGGGTTTCTCCTTGCGTCCGCTGATGTCCTTTGCGACACGTCCGGCGTTCACCCTGTCGGCGAGACTTGCCAGGACTTCGGGTGAAGCCGTGTTCACGTTGATGGTGGTGCGGGTTGGCAACGCGGTGACGTAGGGAAGGAGCTTGTCCGCCGTTTTCTTGTCGAATCCCTTGATCAAGCGCAGCTCGCTGACGTCGCCCATGATCCGGTTGGGTGTGCGGTAGGGGTTTTCCAGACCTGCATAGTAGTCGTCCTCGGCCCCGTTCGGCGCCAGTGCCTCGATGTCCGTATCGATCCAGTCCACGACCGCCTGGGCCAGTGACGGCTCCAGGCCCAGCACCGCCAGGAGCCGTTCGAACTGCCGGACCGAGGCCGCGTTGATGACTCCCTTCTCGACCAGGTTGTTGAGATTGAAGCGCCCCTCCAGGTCTTCCAGGTTGCCGACCAGATAGCCGCCCGGCAGTTCGATGGGGGGAAGATCGAAAGCCCAGGTGTCGCCAAGCGAGTCCGTCTTGTTTTCGCTGAGATCGCGGGCAAGGATCGCCTTGGCCCAGGTCTCGGCCGCGTCGACGTAGAGCCAGGCCTGGTCGCCCTCGATGAGGTTGGCGGTGCGGCGTATGTCCAGTGACTGGCGGGAGATCATCTCTATCGATGCCACGGTGGCGATGGAGACCACGAGCAGTGCGGTGATCAGGGCGACCCCGGACTGGCGTTTCCGCGGTCTCATCGTGGAAGGGCGACGATGCGGGTGATCTCGCCCCAGGGCGCGGTGGTCAGCGTGACCTCCACGGCAAGGGCCTTCGGGGTCTTCTCGGGGGCGACCGACAGCGGCGGCCATTGTTCGACCCATGTCTTGTTGTCGTCCATCACGCGAATCTTCAGATCGTCCACCTCCTCCAGCAAGCGGGTCTTGCGGGTCTGCTCGACCTGTGAACCGTCCAGATGCGGCCACACGGTACGCACGACAGCATCGTCCTCCAGACCCCAGCTGACCCTGAGCAGGCTGCTACGCGGAAGCCCCGAGGGGTTTCTCATGCCCGCCTGGGTGAGCGCCAGGACAGGTTGGCCGTCCAGGTAGAGTGCACTCTCCGTATCGCCGAAGGCGTTGCGGATCGGCCGCGGCAGGATCTGTCCGAGGTCCCGTTCCAGGTAGCGCATGGTCAATTGCAGGGCTTCGAGCCGTTCGGCGGCCAACTTGGTCCGCGCCTGAGTGTTCAACACCGCGTTGAGTCCCCCGTAGGCCATCGCGCCGAGTACCGCGAACACCGCGACCGCGATCAGCAGTTCCAGCAGGGTGAAACCCGAATGTCTCACTGCGTGGGTTTGGTCTTGGTGCCGAAGCGGGTCACGAAGCCCGTCACAATGGCGAGCGACCCGGCATCGTCTCCCGCCTTGTCGCTGACCCGGATCTCGACGCGGCGCATGTCCTTGTCGGGGGTCGCCTTGACCTCCCGGGTCCAGTGCCATTCCCGATCCGCCATTTCGCGCTTGTCGCGCTTGCGGCCGATAGGGGGGTACTCGCCGGTGGCGAGCAGCGTTGCCATTTCGTTCGCCGCCACCCAGTGGGCGAAGGTTTTGTCTCGCAGATAGGTGAGGTTCGCGACTCCGAGGCTGGCCGAATGAATGATGGCGCCGAGCGCGATGGCGATGATCGCGGTTGCGACGAGTACCTCGATCAGGGTGAAGCCGCGCATCCCCCACGGAACGTTCATTCGCTCAGTACCTCGACCGAAATCCTGCCGAGCGCATCGACCGAAAGCTCGGGGATGATCTCGTCTTCGTTACCGATGCGCACCTCGAAGGGCGTCATCTCACCGCTGGAAAGGATGAACACTTGCGGTTCGTCCTTCTCCTCTGCCGGAAGTTCCACCTCGAGCCCCTCAAGGAACAGGTGCAGCTCCATATCTTCGGGCACCAGGCGCGTCCTCAGATGAGGGTCCTCGGTCATCGGTGTCCACTTGTTCTCCTCCAGGCGATGAAAACCATAGCCGTACCGCCAGAAGGAGAGCGCGATATCCTCGCCATTGAAGAACGCGGTTTCTCGTGCCAGTTCGATCAGCGCACCCAGTGTGGTGGTGGCGCGTTCCTCACGCTCGGTCTGATTGTCGCCAACGGCGAGAATCGCCAGCGAGACGATGATCCCGATGATGGCGATGGTGACCAGCAGCTCAAAGAGCGTGAATCCCTGGCCGCGGTGCCACCCCGGTTCCACCTATTGAAGGTCCCAGTTGGCGATATCCTCAGCCGTCCCTTCACCACCCAGTTGTCCGTCCGCGCCCAGCGAATACAGGTCGAAGGCGCCGTTTTCACCCGGGCTCAGATACTGGTAGTCGTTTCCCCAGGGGTCCCTGGGCATCCGGTCCACGTAACCGCCCTCCTTCCAGTTGGGCGGTTCGGGCGGGGTCGTCGGCTGACTGATCAGGGCCTCCAGACCCTGTTCGGTCGACGGGTAGCTGTAGTTGTCCAGGCGGTAGAGATTCAGGGCGGCCTCCATCGCGCGGATATCCTGCTTGGCCTTGACGATGCGCGCCTCGTCGGGACGATCCATAATACGGGGCACCACGATGGCCGCCAGGATCGACAGAATGACGACGACGACCATGATTTCGATCAGTGTAAACCCCGACTGATGGCAGGGTGATGGGGTTTGCATCGGGCTGGATCCTCTCTAGGCTTGCAGGTTGAAAGGCGGGCCGGTGACCGGGCGGGCGCGGGGATCGGCCTGGGAGCTTCGGTACATCGACCGGGAATCACCCAATCATAGCAAATGCAGGCAACGGCGAATGCGTGTGGCCGTTCCAACGCGCCCTATTCGGGGCCGGGCAACCGTGTCGGCCCGAAGGGCCGGAGAACGGGATGGGTGTGGCGGAACGCCGCCATGGGCGCTCAGCGGTTATTTCCCGGCCTGCGTGGCAAGATCCCAAGGTCGTTCGAGCACCAGGGTATTCTCATGTTGAAGCACGGCTGGCCGTTGCTGCTCGCTGCGGGTCTCGCCTGTCTCGCCCAGTGGGGGGAGCCGCGTTCGATCGAGTTTCTGCGCTACCAACGAGTGGAGGTGCTGGACGGGGAGTGGTGGCGACTCGTCAGCGCCCATTTCGTCCACCTGGGGTGGCAGCATCTGTTGATGAATCTCGCCGGCCTTACCCTGGTCTTCGGGTTGTTCCACCGCTGGCTGACTCCCCTCACGTTTCTGTTCTGGACCCTGTGCTCGCTGCTCGTCATCGATGTGGCATTCCTGCTCCTGGACCGTGAGCTCGAATGGTATGTCGGCCTTTCGGGCGTGCTCCACGGGTTGATGGTTGCGGGTGCGGTGATGGACATACGCAACCGCCGGTGGGGCGGAGAACTCATCCTGGGGATCGTCGTGATCAAGCTCGCCTGGGAGCAGTTCTACGGGCCTCTGCCCGGCAGCGAGGCGACCGCGGGGGGGAGTGTGGTGGTCAATGCCCACCTCTATGGTGCAGTGGGAGGGTTACTGGCCGCCGGTGTCCGGATTGGGTTCGATCGCCGCGTCGGCGGGACGTTTCGGGGCTGAATCACCCCCCGGCGAGCGGCTTAGGCGACTGCCGGGAAATGGCATACCAGATCGCGCCGGGTGAGCTGCGAAGCAGTGAACGGCTTGGGCAGGAAGCCCAAGACCGGTGCCCAAGCAAAGCAGGGACAGCGCCGCGCCGGGATCGTTCGTCGTCAAGACGCGACAACAGGCGCATCGTCGAACGATGGAACGGTTGTCGCAACGCAGAGGACGGACGAAAAGACAAGCAGGATGGACTGTCATTTGACAGAAATCGCCTTACTGCACCAACTGGTTCAGCTCGAAAATCGGCAGCAGAATGGCCAGTACGATGACCAGCACGAGTGCGCCCATGAATACGATCAGCAGAGGTTCGAACAGGGTCATGATGGCAGTCAGGGTCGATTGCAGTTCCCGCTCCTGGTGGGCCGCGGCCCGCTCCAGCATATCCTCCAGGTTACCGCTGCTCTCGCCGCTGGCGATGAGATGCAGTGTCATGGGGGGGAAATAGCCCGACTGGTTGAGGGAATTCTGGATACTTGCGCCTTCGCGCACGTTGGCCGCCGCATCCATAACCGCCTCGCGCATTGGGATGTTGGGTATCACCTTGGCCGAGATTTTCAGGGCGTCGAGAACCGGTACCCCGCTGGCCGACAGAATACTCAGCGTCCGTGCGAATCGGGCCGTGTTCAGCCCCTTGATCAGTTTCGAGATCATCGGCAGGCGCAACAGTTGCCGGTGTACGCCGGTCTTGAATCCGTCGTTGCGCATGGCGCGTGCGAACAGGTACGAACCCGCGACAATGGCGATGACGATATAGATGCCGTAGCTCTTGAGCGTGTCGCTGACCGCGATGAGCGCTTTCGTCAACCAGGGCAGGTCCTGCCCGATGTGTTCGAAGACCTGCACGACCTGGGGCACGATGTAGGTCAGCAGCCCGGCCGCCACCAGGATCGCGATGGTGGTGAGGATCGCCGGATAGAACATCGCCATGCCGATCTTCTGTTGCATCTCCTGACGGCTTTCAGCGTAGTCGGCGAGGCGGTCGAGTACGGCGTCCAGGTGCCCTGATTTCTCGCCGGCGGCGACCGTGGCACGGAACAGCTCCGGAAATGCGGCCGGGAACTCGGCGAGTGCCGACTCCAGGGTGTGGCCCTCGTTCACCCGCGCCCGCACCGCGGTGACGATCCGCTTGATCCGTGTCTTCTCGTTCTGCCGGGCGGTGGTGGTCAGCGCCTCTTCGAGCGGGGTGCCGGAGCGCACCAGTGTCGCGATCTGGCGGGTGATCAACGCCAGCTCGGTCGCGCTCATCCCACCGCGACCCAGCGAACGGCGCACGCCCTTTTTCTCCTTCTCCTCGGAGACCGGCCTGATCTCCAGGGGAGACATCCCCTGCTCGCGCAGGGTCTGGCGCGCCTGACGGGCGGTGTCGCCCTCGACCACGCCCGAGCGTTCACGCCCGGCGTCGGTCAGTGCCTTGTATTCGAAAGCGGGCATGTGGGCTTCCTAGTCGGGTGAGTGAGGCGGTATCGTGCTCGCCCGCCGGTGGGTGAGGATTGCGCGAGAACGGATAACCCGGTGCCGGTTTCCTGCGCGCACGTGCTCGTCATCAATCCTCGCGCGTGACGCGAAGCACTTCCTCCAGCGTGGTGACCCCGTCGAGTACGAGCTGCATGCCGTAGGCGCGAATGCTCGGAGAAAACTTCCGGGCATAGACTTCCAGGTCTCGTTCGGAAACCATCTCGTGGATCTTCCCCCGCATCGCGTCGTTCAGGGTGACGAGTTCGTAGATGCCCGTTCTGCCCGTGTAGCCGGAATGATTGCACTTCGGGCACCCGTTGGGCGAGGAGATCAGCGGCGGGGAAGTTTCGGACAGTTCGGCACGGGCGGCGCGCAGCTGTTCGATCTCACTGGTGCCCGCCTTGTGGGGATGCCGGCAATCCGCACATACGACCCGCACCAGGCGTTGGGCCAGCACCCCCAGGAGCGTGGAGGAGAGCAGGAAGGGTTCGACTCCCATGTCTCGCAGCCGGGTGATCGCGCCCACGGCGGTGTTCGTGTGCAGCGTCGAGAACACCAGGTGCCCTGTCAGACTGGACTGCACCGCGATCTCCGCGGTTTCGAGGTCGCGGATCTCCCCGACCATGACCACGTCCGGGTCCTGCCGCAGGATGGCGCGCAGCCCCCTGGCGAAGGTCATGTCGACCTTGGTGTTGACCTGTGTCTGCCCGAGCCCGTCGATGAAATACTCGATCGGGTCCTCGACGGTCAGAATATTGCGTTTCTTGTCGTTGATCTCGCTCAGCGCAGCGTAGAGCGTGGTGGTCTTGCCGGAACCCGTTGGCCCGGTCACCAGGATGATCCCGTGCGGTTTGACGATCAGCGACTTGATCTGCGCGTGAATCTCTTCGCTCATGCCGAGGGACCTGAGCTCCAGGCGGCCCGCCTGCTTGTCCAGCAGGCGCAGTACCACACGCTCGCCGTGGCCGGAAGGCAGGGTGGAGACGCGCACGTCGACCGCACGGCCCGCGACGCGCAGCGAGATGCGTCCGTCCTGCGGCAGTCGCTTCTCGGCGATGTCCAGCTTGGCCATGACCTTGATGCGCGAGACGATGACCGGTCCCATGGATCTCGGCGGTTGCAGGATCTCGCGCATCACGCCGTCCACGCGAAAGCGCACGGACAGGCTGGACTCGAAGGTCTCGATGTGGATGTCGGAGGCGTTCTCCCGGATCGCCTCGGTCAGCAGTGCGTTGATGAGCCGGATGATGGGTGCGTCGTCCTCCGACTCCATCAGGTCCTCGGGTTCGGGCAGCGCCTCGGCCAGGCTGTTGAGGTCGGGGTTGTCGCCCAGGTCCTCCATCATGGCCACGGCCCCACCGGAGCCGGCGTCGTAGTAGACCGCGAGCAACTTGTTGAACTCCTGCGCGGAGACGGACTTCAGCTCGAGGGGGGCGCCCATGTAGCGAAACACCTCGGAGATCGCCGACGGCGGAGCGCCTTCACGGTAGTACAGCGTGTCGTTGTCCTCCTTGCCCTTTCCGACCAGGACACCGTGGCGCTTGGAGAAACCGTACGCCGGCCGGCGTTGCTGTGGCTGGAAACTGGTGGATTCGGTGTCCATACGCCGATCACCCGTCAGTTGAGATTCAGGAATTCGTCCGGGTCAGTTCCAATGGTCTCGGACTGGTTCCGCTCCGGAGAGCGGGTAATCAGCTCGTCGATTTCCGGCAGGTTCTTGACTCCGCCCCGGAACAGGCCGCGGTCGTCCATGTCCACCTCGATCTGCTCTGCCCGCATGACGCCGTACTTGCGCCGGGTCAGATGGGCCTCAACCACCTCGTTGCGTATGATCACGGGGTGGATGAAAATCATCAGGTTCTTCTTCTCCTTCTCGGTACGGTCGAAGCGGAACAGCCGGCCGACCAGCGGGATCTCGGATACGCCGGGGACCTTCTGCTGAATGTCGCGGAACTGGTCCTGCATCAGTCCGCCGAGCACCAGGATCGCATCGTCCTCGACCACGACGTTGGTCTTGATCGAACGCTTGTCGGTGATGATGTCGCTCGCCTGCTGCTCCACCAGCGAGGTGGTGGAGATGTTGGAGGCCTCCTGCTCGATCTCCAGCCGGATCGTGTCGCCCTCGTTGATATGCGGCGTGATGTTCAGGGTGATGCCGACGTCCTCACGCTCGATGGTCTGAAAGGGGTTGGTCGCGCCTGCGGTCCCGGCCTGGGTGAATGAGCCGGTGACGAAAGGAACGTTGCGGCCGACGACGATCTGGGCCTCCTCGTTGTCCATGGTCACCAGGGTCGGCGTCGACAGGATGTTCGTTGCCGAGTCGCCGTCCAGTGCACGGAGCAGGAACGCCCACTTGGTCGACCCGCTGAGATCTGCACCCCCCAGCAGGAGCCCCGCACCAACACCGAGGGGGTTCTGGAACAGGTCGAGCAGACGGCTGCCGGTGCCACCGAGGTTGGAAAAACCTGCAGGGCCCGATCCTTCGGTGGGAATGACCGCAAACTCGAAACCTAGTTCCCGTTTCTGGTCCGTGTTGACCTCGGCGATGACGGACTCGACCAGCACCTGCTGGCGTTGCACGTCGAGCACGTCGATGACCCGCTTCAGGCGCATGAACTGGGCCGGAGAAGCGGTAATGATCAGCGCGTTATTGGTGGGGTCGGCCTGGACGTCGATGTCATCCCTGCCGCCGCCGCCGCTGGTGGTGGTGGTGGACGAGCGGGATGTGGTGCGTGTTCTTGCCGCGGTCCCCGTTGTCGTGCCTCCCTGTTCCGC from Gammaproteobacteria bacterium harbors:
- a CDS encoding Ig-like domain-containing protein, with the translated sequence MSCKWNSNHHFKATLLATLLAGSAGAIAAPPVTNGLVLSLEANTITDAPGTPVTTWSDQSGLGNHLIASGSPTLVNSANLNVRAVAFSGGQDIDGDGFPDGVGDMMERLTATTGLPTGNTDRTVFLMANYDGKLGGFGFGNDKENQAFSTVTDGRGNLSVRGWIDENDFPATERGRYAGWLVQSAVLKAGELRHYKDGRLIGVATHTYDTARDAMMARLGVDLAGNRFVEMETAAVLVYNRALDDQERIDVEYYLQNANLGFLISPKVWIAKASLLGPDKPLFGPTISMNYRLSGKGYDAVLVEIDTSPVQQQLMVKDGNGILPNDVVFDNVDDGQYTVTATLLDAGGTPLANPEARTSLNITVSSSNLPPVAKDDAGSAYTGEEANIDLIANDVDKDGTINPATIAIVNAPASGNVRVNSDGTVNYKSDAGFLGTDSFSYTVEDDQGFASNEATVTMTVTTAGSVGGGGNTANESTGASASGGGGAFNPLFLSLFALAGLIRGHSRKSA
- a CDS encoding YajD family HNH nuclease, with translation MSTRNSGKDTGRLDQVVADARRTREEREQDYRARALKMYPWICGRCGREFTRENLQELTVHHRDHNHDNNPPDGSNWELLCVYCHDNEHSRYVDSDGYGDLTGDAARSPEATSTPFANLKDLLKGDR
- a CDS encoding type II secretion system protein N — encoded protein: MKPAFKYLVLGTAVFVIALVATVPAHLFTRYLPPKIHAAALQGTVWRGVARHVEWKGYEAGRVSWDVKLLSLVLGRLAVDLDVADAPVTGTGAAYATPLSMGLSETRLVTRSDLFNRGLQNYGAAVSGEVFVNLESLKGSGDGPNDAKGTILWKDAYLETPAQIPFGNVKLDLTQEGDTTIGTLSNDGERITLKGDIRVEPGWNVQATFLVSPTEKTPPGIRESLQLLGEADASGAYTLRAKGNLFSLLAR
- a CDS encoding type II secretion system protein M; this translates as MMKDWWLALNPRERAILAIAGVGLAAAVFFLAIWEPVFKQRDQLQVSVESQRNSLAWMEGSAAKLKGLRAASDGRRILGGNQSLLSIVDQTSKQANLRKYIQRMEPESGDGVRVWVDDADFDQLAQWLGNLESRYGVATARATINRGDKPGIIDARLSLNRP
- the gspL gene encoding type II secretion system protein GspL, with amino-acid sequence METLLIRFRDRLSGPDFADVDWILLDSDQIPLDEPGIGSLEDCAVHARQRRVVVLAPAEETTLQTVQIVARNRQQLLKAIPYALEENLSQDVDEIHFSVGRRHDENRYPVAITGSETMDRWLERLTAAELQPVALIPELLALPLAEDGWSLALELDRALVRTGENDGFACDPKSLAVILDLSLQEREEAPSTLRIHRCAGADALPESTLSAAIPREEDEVCPMPLLASGLDLKQSINLLQGPYQPDSGIRRMLRPWQAAAAVLAAWLVVEIGSAWLDIARLSSEEAALASRIESVYREAFPDAKRVVNPRVQMQQQLKQLQAAGGGDSRGFLTLVDAGGKALASEPGIKLESATYRNGRLDMRLSGRDLQSIEGISQRIRKEGFVAEIQSADTSGQTVSARLQVGPGPT
- the gspK gene encoding type II secretion system minor pseudopilin GspK is translated as MRPRKRQSGVALITALLVVSIATVASIEMISRQSLDIRRTANLIEGDQAWLYVDAAETWAKAILARDLSENKTDSLGDTWAFDLPPIELPGGYLVGNLEDLEGRFNLNNLVEKGVINAASVRQFERLLAVLGLEPSLAQAVVDWIDTDIEALAPNGAEDDYYAGLENPYRTPNRIMGDVSELRLIKGFDKKTADKLLPYVTALPTRTTINVNTASPEVLASLADRVNAGRVAKDISGRKEKPFTRPEDVIKLSAFKDANIDKDGRSSLGVTSKHFFARIETRIGRGRASVGSVIFRGGPNDIQVLYRTQGQLPRPVAGPEADTGEGQAGDAG
- the gspJ gene encoding type II secretion system minor pseudopilin GspJ, producing the protein MRHSGFTLLELLIAVAVFAVLGAMAYGGLNAVLNTQARTKLAAERLEALQLTMRYLERDLGQILPRPIRNAFGDTESALYLDGQPVLALTQAGMRNPSGLPRSSLLRVSWGLEDDAVVRTVWPHLDGSQVEQTRKTRLLEEVDDLKIRVMDDNKTWVEQWPPLSVAPEKTPKALAVEVTLTTAPWGEITRIVALPR
- the gspI gene encoding type II secretion system minor pseudopilin GspI, with the protein product MNVPWGMRGFTLIEVLVATAIIAIALGAIIHSASLGVANLTYLRDKTFAHWVAANEMATLLATGEYPPIGRKRDKREMADREWHWTREVKATPDKDMRRVEIRVSDKAGDDAGSLAIVTGFVTRFGTKTKPTQ
- the gspH gene encoding type II secretion system minor pseudopilin GspH, with product MEPGWHRGQGFTLFELLVTIAIIGIIVSLAILAVGDNQTEREERATTTLGALIELARETAFFNGEDIALSFWRYGYGFHRLEENKWTPMTEDPHLRTRLVPEDMELHLFLEGLEVELPAEEKDEPQVFILSSGEMTPFEVRIGNEDEIIPELSVDALGRISVEVLSE
- the gspG gene encoding type II secretion system major pseudopilin GspG; its protein translation is MQTPSPCHQSGFTLIEIMVVVVILSILAAIVVPRIMDRPDEARIVKAKQDIRAMEAALNLYRLDNYSYPSTEQGLEALISQPTTPPEPPNWKEGGYVDRMPRDPWGNDYQYLSPGENGAFDLYSLGADGQLGGEGTAEDIANWDLQ